The following are encoded together in the Xanthomonas vesicatoria ATCC 35937 genome:
- a CDS encoding M1 family metallopeptidase encodes MRFPSLSLSLAVSIALAGCSNDSTSPAATTAAPAATAKAPVKADARNHDESSYAQPQLVVIKDLALDLKLDFDAKQIGGTATYTLEWKDKAAKQLVLDTRELSIAQVQADDGKGGLTPLQFALAPVDKTFGSKLTIEAPNQPAKVVITYHTAPTASGLQWLEPSMTEGKQLPFMFSQSQAIHARSWVPLQDTPSVRFTYSAHVTSRPDVMVLMSADNDPKAARDGDYSFKMPEPIPSYLLAIAAGDVVFKPISARSGVWAEPAMADKAAKEFEDTEKMIGAAEKLYGPYRWGRYDMLVLPPSFPFGGMENPRLTFATPTVIVGDKSLVSLVAHELAHSWSGNLVTNASWKDIWLNEGFTTYVQARITEALYGAEMAEMEREIDQGDLLAEVKEMPSADQVLELPPLAQRDPDDALSQVAYVKGAWFLQFLEQRFGREVFDPFLRGWFDDHAFQSATTDQFVDYLKKNLLDKHPNTVSAAEVDAWLKQPGIPAFAAKARSRSFSIVDTARIAWSGSGTLPSKQVTGEWGTQEWVHFLSGMGATLTPEQLKQLDDAYHFTGTPNGEIAMRWYPLALRSGYTDARPAAGEFIERVGRRKLVLPIYAELLKTPDGIAFAEQAFEKAKPSYHPITTASVAEMIAKAKAAVPSAGPSAPTPTQQ; translated from the coding sequence GCTGTTCCAACGATTCCACATCGCCGGCTGCCACCACCGCTGCGCCGGCCGCCACCGCCAAGGCTCCCGTGAAAGCAGACGCCCGCAACCACGACGAAAGTTCCTACGCCCAGCCGCAGTTGGTCGTGATCAAGGATCTGGCGCTGGATCTGAAGCTGGATTTCGATGCCAAGCAGATCGGCGGCACCGCGACCTACACGCTGGAGTGGAAGGACAAGGCCGCCAAACAGCTGGTGCTGGATACGCGCGAGCTGAGCATTGCGCAGGTGCAGGCCGACGACGGCAAGGGCGGCCTGACGCCGCTGCAGTTCGCGCTGGCGCCGGTCGACAAGACCTTCGGCAGCAAGCTCACCATCGAGGCCCCGAACCAGCCCGCCAAGGTCGTGATCACCTATCACACCGCACCGACCGCCTCGGGCCTGCAGTGGCTTGAGCCGTCGATGACCGAAGGCAAGCAGTTGCCTTTCATGTTCAGCCAGTCGCAGGCGATCCATGCGCGCAGCTGGGTGCCGCTGCAGGACACCCCGAGCGTGCGCTTCACCTATAGCGCGCATGTGACCTCGCGCCCGGACGTGATGGTGCTGATGAGCGCCGACAACGACCCCAAGGCCGCACGCGACGGCGATTACAGCTTCAAGATGCCCGAGCCGATTCCGTCGTATCTGCTGGCGATCGCCGCCGGCGACGTGGTGTTCAAGCCGATCTCCGCACGCTCGGGCGTGTGGGCCGAGCCGGCCATGGCCGACAAGGCCGCCAAGGAATTCGAAGACACCGAAAAGATGATCGGTGCCGCCGAAAAACTCTATGGCCCGTATCGCTGGGGCCGTTACGACATGCTGGTGCTGCCGCCGTCGTTCCCGTTCGGCGGCATGGAGAACCCGCGCCTGACTTTCGCCACGCCGACGGTGATCGTCGGCGACAAATCGCTGGTGTCGTTGGTCGCGCACGAGTTGGCGCATAGCTGGTCCGGCAACCTGGTGACCAACGCCAGCTGGAAGGATATCTGGCTCAACGAGGGCTTCACCACCTACGTGCAGGCCCGCATCACCGAGGCGCTGTACGGCGCGGAGATGGCCGAGATGGAGCGTGAGATCGACCAGGGCGATCTGCTGGCCGAAGTGAAGGAGATGCCGTCGGCCGACCAGGTGCTGGAGTTGCCGCCGCTGGCGCAGCGCGACCCCGACGACGCCTTGAGCCAGGTGGCCTACGTCAAGGGCGCCTGGTTCCTGCAGTTCCTGGAGCAGCGTTTCGGCCGCGAGGTGTTCGACCCGTTCCTGCGCGGCTGGTTCGACGATCACGCCTTCCAGAGCGCCACCACCGACCAGTTCGTCGATTACCTCAAGAAGAACCTGCTGGACAAGCATCCCAACACCGTGAGCGCGGCCGAAGTGGATGCGTGGCTGAAGCAGCCGGGCATCCCGGCTTTTGCGGCCAAGGCACGTTCGCGCAGCTTCTCGATCGTCGACACCGCACGCATCGCCTGGAGCGGTAGCGGCACGCTGCCGAGCAAGCAGGTCACCGGCGAATGGGGCACGCAGGAATGGGTGCATTTCCTCAGCGGCATGGGCGCCACCTTGACGCCCGAGCAGCTCAAGCAGCTGGACGATGCCTACCACTTCACCGGCACGCCGAACGGCGAGATCGCCATGCGCTGGTACCCGCTGGCACTCCGCAGCGGCTATACCGATGCACGTCCTGCCGCCGGTGAGTTCATCGAACGCGTGGGCCGTCGCAAGCTGGTGTTGCCGATCTATGCCGAACTATTGAAGACCCCGGACGGCATCGCCTTCGCCGAACAGGCCTTCGAAAAAGCCAAACCCAGCTATCACCCGATCACCACCGCCTCGGTGGCCGAGATGATCGCCAAGGCCAAGGCGGCGGTACCTTCTGCTGGGCCATCGGCGCCGACGCCGACGCAGCAGTAA
- a CDS encoding HAD family hydrolase translates to MDGASTARLPLSAYRHWVFDMDGTLTLPVHDFALIRRALEIPPEDDILQHLAALPADQAQAKHAWLLEHERGLAEAAQPAPGAQELVRALHADGCRLGMLTRNARSLAKVTLEAIGLHDAFAWDDIVGRDEAAPKPAPDGLRYFQQRWSVHGSALVMVGDHHNDLACGRAVGAGTVLVNTPGDPWPGLADWRLRDCSDLLQRWQSRVDG, encoded by the coding sequence ATGGATGGCGCAAGCACTGCCCGGTTGCCGTTGTCTGCCTACCGGCATTGGGTATTCGACATGGACGGCACGCTCACGCTGCCGGTGCACGATTTCGCGTTGATCCGGCGCGCGCTGGAGATCCCGCCCGAAGACGACATCCTGCAGCACCTGGCTGCATTGCCCGCCGATCAGGCGCAGGCCAAGCACGCCTGGTTGCTGGAGCACGAGCGTGGCCTGGCTGAAGCCGCGCAGCCCGCGCCCGGCGCGCAGGAACTGGTACGCGCGCTGCACGCCGACGGCTGCCGCCTCGGCATGCTGACCCGCAACGCACGCAGTCTGGCGAAGGTGACGCTGGAGGCGATCGGCCTGCACGATGCCTTTGCCTGGGACGACATCGTCGGCCGCGACGAGGCCGCGCCTAAACCCGCGCCCGATGGCCTGCGGTATTTCCAGCAGCGCTGGTCGGTGCATGGCAGCGCCTTGGTCATGGTCGGCGACCACCACAACGACCTGGCCTGCGGTCGCGCAGTCGGCGCAGGCACCGTACTGGTCAATACCCCCGGCGATCCCTGGCCGGGCCTGGCCGACTGGCGCCTGCGCGATTGCAGCGACCTGTTGCAGCGATGGCAGTCCCGCGTAGACGGCTGA
- a CDS encoding methanol/ethanol family PQQ-dependent dehydrogenase produces the protein MHQSSCRSVRSGALLMLALSAVLAGCKKDTPAETAAPAPAAASTATPPAAAVVDTDTEFTANASNADNWGGVGRDFGLTRHSPLAEINRDNVKNLKMSWEMKTDATRGHEGQPLVIGSIMYMVSAYPNNVFAIDLAAQEDGGKVLWKYTPQQDERSVAVACCDTVNRGASYADGKLVFGSLSGDVIALDAKSGKEVWKQKLAHPDKGETITMAPIIADGKVVAGISGNEFGVLGRVAAYNLSDGKQAWSCDAAGTDKAICLGPDFNKANPQHGQLGDLGVKTFPNDEWKRGGGAAWGWYSYDPKLKLVYYGTGNPGLWSPSYRCGKTSHEECNNGEHDNKWSMTLFARKIDTGEAVWGYQKTPFDQWDYDGINEPILVDLTIDGKQVPSVVQFDRNGFAYVLDRRDGTLLRAHKFVPANWAERIDMKTGRPVKVAAHSPLERGKKVQAFPSAMGGKDQQPCSVDPSNSAVFFCGTNNWHMELEPQERGNTMMGLPYVFANVMMKPNEPGALGIVKAFDVVEGKSKWEIKEKFPVWSGTLVTDGGLVFYGTLDGWFRAVDKDTGKKLWEMKLPSGIIGNPIAYKANGHQYVAVFSGIGGWIGLPVAAGLDPADPYGALGAAGLAFGAGFDKIPLGGMVHTFRIDGAGKTVTASATATAAAGGGTANAAAKTAR, from the coding sequence ATGCACCAATCTTCCTGTCGCAGTGTCCGCAGCGGTGCGCTGCTGATGCTTGCGCTGAGCGCCGTGTTGGCCGGCTGCAAGAAAGACACACCGGCCGAAACCGCAGCGCCTGCACCTGCAGCCGCATCGACTGCTACGCCGCCAGCCGCTGCCGTGGTCGACACCGATACCGAATTCACCGCCAACGCCAGCAATGCGGATAACTGGGGTGGCGTCGGTCGCGACTTCGGGCTCACCCGGCACAGCCCGCTGGCCGAAATCAATCGCGACAACGTCAAGAACCTGAAGATGTCGTGGGAAATGAAAACCGACGCCACGCGCGGACATGAAGGCCAGCCGCTGGTGATCGGCAGCATCATGTACATGGTCAGCGCGTATCCGAACAATGTGTTCGCGATCGATCTGGCAGCGCAGGAAGACGGCGGCAAGGTGTTGTGGAAATACACCCCGCAACAGGACGAACGCTCGGTGGCGGTGGCCTGCTGTGATACCGTCAACCGCGGTGCGTCGTATGCCGATGGCAAGCTGGTGTTCGGCAGCCTGAGCGGCGATGTGATTGCGCTCGATGCCAAGAGCGGCAAGGAAGTGTGGAAGCAGAAACTCGCGCACCCTGACAAGGGCGAAACCATCACCATGGCGCCGATCATTGCCGACGGCAAAGTGGTGGCCGGCATCAGCGGCAACGAGTTCGGCGTGCTTGGGCGCGTAGCCGCCTACAACCTGTCTGACGGCAAGCAGGCGTGGTCCTGCGATGCGGCCGGTACCGACAAAGCGATCTGCCTTGGCCCGGACTTCAACAAAGCCAATCCGCAGCATGGCCAGCTCGGCGATCTGGGCGTCAAGACCTTCCCCAACGACGAATGGAAGCGTGGCGGCGGCGCCGCCTGGGGTTGGTACAGCTACGACCCGAAGTTGAAGCTGGTCTATTACGGTACCGGCAATCCCGGCCTGTGGAGCCCGTCGTATCGCTGCGGCAAGACCTCGCATGAGGAGTGCAACAACGGCGAGCACGATAACAAGTGGTCGATGACGCTGTTCGCGCGCAAGATCGACACCGGCGAGGCGGTGTGGGGCTATCAAAAGACCCCGTTCGACCAGTGGGATTACGACGGCATCAACGAGCCGATCCTGGTGGACCTGACCATCGACGGCAAGCAGGTTCCGTCGGTGGTGCAGTTCGATCGCAACGGCTTTGCCTACGTGCTCGATCGCCGCGATGGCACGCTGCTGCGTGCGCACAAGTTCGTGCCGGCCAACTGGGCCGAACGCATCGACATGAAGACCGGTCGCCCAGTGAAAGTGGCGGCGCATTCCCCGCTGGAACGCGGCAAGAAGGTCCAGGCGTTTCCGTCGGCGATGGGCGGCAAGGACCAGCAGCCGTGCTCGGTGGATCCGTCCAATTCGGCGGTGTTCTTCTGCGGCACCAACAACTGGCACATGGAATTGGAGCCGCAGGAACGCGGCAACACCATGATGGGCCTGCCGTATGTGTTCGCCAACGTGATGATGAAGCCCAACGAGCCCGGCGCGCTGGGCATCGTCAAGGCGTTCGACGTGGTGGAAGGCAAGTCCAAGTGGGAGATCAAGGAGAAGTTCCCGGTCTGGAGCGGCACCCTGGTCACCGATGGCGGGCTGGTGTTCTACGGCACGCTGGATGGCTGGTTCCGTGCGGTGGACAAGGACACCGGCAAGAAGCTGTGGGAGATGAAGTTGCCGTCCGGCATCATCGGCAACCCGATCGCCTACAAGGCCAACGGCCATCAGTACGTAGCGGTGTTCTCCGGCATCGGTGGCTGGATCGGTCTGCCGGTCGCGGCAGGTCTGGACCCGGCTGATCCCTACGGCGCGCTAGGCGCCGCCGGGTTGGCGTTCGGTGCCGGCTTCGACAAGATCCCGCTCGGTGGCATGGTGCACACCTTCCGTATCGACGGCGCTGGCAAGACCGTGACCGCGAGTGCAACTGCCACGGCGGCTGCCGGTGGTGGTACCGCCAATGCAGCAGCGAAGACGGCACGATGA